The DNA window GCAGTGGTTCGTCTGGGGGTCGTTATATATGTACTAGTGAgtaattcatgttatccatcgaTGACGCACTGCAGAATGTTACATCGAAGATGAGTTACCGACCGTTTTTACGGAAGCATTACATTCAGCTTTGTCTGGGATTCCAACATGCTGTAACTTATTGCGTTGGCCAGTCTGCTACAGGTCGTTATGCTTTCAGATCACTTCTTTTACTCACGAGTTTTCCACAATTaactcggagcctcgcttgatCGCTCtgatatagtgcaaaattaccGCAAGCCATTTCGCTACCCCGGCGGTTGACCTTACCCTACTAAGTTCTCGAGGCACCTTTTGATTAGTTATGATCGGCAGTATCATATCCATTTTACTATCGGGGGAAGCATTATATTGCCTTTCTCAGAAGAGGCCGTTGATGCACGGACTGAGAGACCGGCTAATAGTAGAAAAGAATACTTGAGAATTACGGGAGATATAAATATATGGAAGAAAAGACAAGGACTACGTAGACGTAGAATAATAAAGCAGGGCGGGGTATTGCGTAGTTCGTAAATCGCTCTTCTTCTATCCTCTAAACTAAGTATCTGCTTCATGGTCCGATGCAGTAAGCCatataaacaatgttctagtggtAAACAAGGGCCCTTTCGAGCTATACAGAACCAGCCAATAGGTTTTCGAcgaagaaaaggaaagaaaaagattataactactagagggagcaaagggCTActgtctcgctctagcatattgtatcccattactttgacatgtgtgtacccggggcAATATGTTAAACTGTAATGGGCCTAGAATTTGTAAGAACGGATAATAAACCATCAGTGTAAACAGCGGCATGCGACCACTAGTAGTTATAATCACTTTTGAAAGGAACTACTACTCACGATGTTCGCAGTTCTACCAGATGTGACAAGTTTATTCATTCTACCAATTAATTAATTCGGGTCTTCCCTCTCGTTGCAGTGCGGCAACTACCGACGACGAGCGACAGCAGATGCCAGAGGTTGCCCAGTTTCACCTCGGCGATATGGTTAACGTGTTCCGCCACGGATCGCTTGTGATGCAGAACATCGGCGAAAGAACGACGCCAACCAGTGGATGCGTACTGTTCGGTACGGTCAGCGGTGCGATCGGTCTTGTCACCCAGATACCGCCTGATTACTACGAGTTTCTACGAAAGCTGCAGGAAAATTTGACCGATACGATCAAATCGGTAGGTAAGATTGATCATTCCTACTGGCGCAGTTTCCACACTGAGATGAAAACCGAGCGGTGTGAGGGATTCATCGACGGCGATTTGGTGGAAAGTTTTCTCGATCTCAGTCGAGAGAAAATGAACGAGGCTGCATTGGCACTGCAAATTGACGTGGACGGAACCAAGAAGGAAGCATCGGTAGATGATATAATCAAGATTGTAGAGGACCTCACCAGGATACACTAGGTTCAGATTTAGTTCACTTTCATTGTCAGCGTTAAACTGAAGTCGCCAGGGAAAAACGCCTCCCGAACAGAAACTGTTATTTGCGCGCAGTGTGATGAAGTATACCAGCCCTGTTTAGATTCTTTGATGTCGGCGACGAACAACCCATGTACACAAGCACATGCAACACAAGGTAAATTCACATAACCTTACTTTATTCGTACACAATTATTTCCTGTGTGTGAGATAATAAAACAAGATTCCAGTGAACGCACGGTTCACTATAAAGGTTAATTTAGCTGTAGAAGGAAGCTCATGTTAATCCGAATTGTTCCTTTCGGCAAGGGTAAAGAAATCGGCCCACAGTCATCAATTATTAGGGGAACTGTGCTAAGACGGACACCTTAATGTTAAATAGCCAATTCGACTCACCCATTGATGCATtgttcgcaaattgcatttaaaCAGTGATTTGAGATGATGTTGCACCAATATAAGAACTTATACTAACGAAATTCCAAACagaaatatgtttaaaatgGTTATGAAAGAGGAACAAAATCCTCGAACATGAATGAACATGCAAAGATGGACATAGGATAAAGCCAAATTCACACCTTTCCGATCCGATTCAGTGACGGTTCAGTATCGTACACGGacaccaatattctttcatacacATTAAATGCGAGCATTCACACTTATCCGGCACGGCACCGTTCCGAACAAGTGTGAATGCTCGCAATTGAAGTGCATAAAAGAATTTTGGCGTCCGTATTGAACCGTCACTGAATCGGATCGGAATGGTGTAAATTTGGTTCAAGGGAGTGAGACGCTTCTGGaccaataaattttgttttctgtcggtGCATCACAATGTAGCGATAATGAAAAATAGCCCAAGAGTATGCAATTTGACGGCATTCTGTTATGCATTGGACTAAGAAATATGTCCATCTTTCCCTACTTTACTGTGTCCGTCATGACATGACACATTTTTTATCTATATTCAGAATGATTGGGTAAAGTTTCCGTTTTCCGCCAACCATGTGTTAAATGCCTAGTACCTCTTGCGCGCTTATATATACCTATCCCGAAATCAACGATTTTCAGGTTTTAATCGTTATTTTTTACTATCAAATTATATCCATTACCATgctgtcaaaaaaaaaacagttttgctCATATATCTGACATTTTGCATATTTGATTATTGCAGTATCTTTCAGAAGCTTTTGAAATCGTTAAAAAATGTAACcgtattacatttttattgaattttgcaATTTGCCCACAGTGCCCGTCTTGGCCGACTTTCCCCCATTACCACAATGTTAGAAATCAAAATACTGCTAGTTTTAAGCTACTACTCATAGGGTAGTTAGAAAGCTTATTCGGCGATACTTAAAAAGCCATAACTATTTAAATATCTTAAAAAACAAACCTCAACATTCTATGCTACATATCTAACTAATCAGCTTTATTCAAGATTCTTCCAACAATTTAAATCGTTGGTGCTGCTCGACTGGAACCACGTTGAAAAATTTCTTGTAGATTGTTTGATTCTCGCGACCCGCATAGATTCTCTGTACCCACGTATGCTCCCAGTTGGGATCCAGCTTTTCACAGGTTACATAAACTCGGCCATGCTCAAGAGCAAAAATGGAACCATTCTTGCCGAATCCCACCTGAAAGAGTGCAGTTTATTAACTATTGCGAGCTGTCTTTTCAGGATTGCTTCGCAAAAAATTACGTTCAAACCGGGATGGAAGCGAGGAGTACGCTGTGTGGCTAGTATGGTTCCAGCGGAAACGTAGTGACCGTCCTGCACTTTCCAACCACGATGTTTGGGTCGTCCGTGATCGGGAGGATTTTTCGTACTGCCTCCGGTTTTCTTCGAAGCATTGCGCACTGAAACTGAAACGAAAGGTAACAAGATTCAGAGAATTTTGTATTACACTTATAGTATTTACCTAATAATGGTGATTTATGTAGTGTGCTAGCAATGTGTGGTTTACAAAGCGCATTCATTTTTTGGTCAACCTGGCGAAATGTAATATTTCTAGCTTCTTAAatacaaattacaaaaaataaatatcttcaccaattttcgattttttacgtAAACTACGTTTGACGTTTCATACGTTTGTATGATGCGTTAGCGTTAGCATGAGTTGATCCATCCAATCAGCTGCTCACAGCGACACTGCTGCCGAGTAGTAAAATTAAAGTGTGAAAATATTGCGAATCTTCCACAAAATTCACATTTTGATTTcttaaatcttgagcgttttttcaaaacgtcatatctgcaatgagttactctctttgtttactttctctttcgatgtttacggcgtcactatacacttttcacttattttacagtacagatcgaaagacggtggttttaactagcatattatgcaaagagttgagggataaatgttaaaatgaccgaattattaacagaagagaaagtaaacaaagagagtaactcattgcagatatgacgttttgaaaaaacgctcaagaaataagCACACTTACGTCGTTTATGCTTGAAGTGAAACTGAATCAGGTTCTACCCCAACAGCTGTTGAAATGCATGGTTCCGTTCATTGTGTCATTCTACGAGCTGTTCATTAGTATAAAAAGCGTTGACGATGTATGTATATAAATAAAaggaaagaatttaaatcttcGTTTAATAACTTTATTGTAACGGTTaacatatttttgttgaaacgaTTATTGCTCATTTCGTCCGTAGATAGACTTTCGTGCACATTTTGAAAGcagcaaaataaatattctcACGTTGAACTGCATGGGGgacagcaaataaacaaaccgaACATCGTATGCACAATCCTAGAGAGGGCGTTGaatcaacgacacgactagacactggtATTTCAAAACTGTATCACAAATATGACtgcccctcagtgactcaggcagcgatgccacatgtttttttgaaatatctgtagaagaataactaaaatgtctgtaaaagtctgtaggtGGTTGTGCAAATCCTAGTTGCactaaaattttactttaaaaatagattgaaagtagaATTCAATTGTGAAtgaatcactcgtattcgaaaacagttattctagtgcaattttactaaacattattacccttttaaaagtctgtagatctctggctacgtctgtagaagacatcaaaagtctgtaaaatacagacatgtctgtaaatctggcatcgctggactcaggtaactggtaatgtcaaatttgacatttcatttgaaaatgcatgaaactagcAACTCTGATGAATCTgttattttctttcaattagGTTtcacaccaaccgacataacccaacaaaatgagtcggatgaacttcgtttgacaattctcggtggtttgtttacatgggagttacgtgagtgcaaatgcaacagatgagcacccgttgcactcgaactcacgcaactgacaaagtaaacaaaccaccgagaattgtcaaacatgaacttcattcatcatgagttcattcgtgtcgtcatcttgtagaactcaataattCAAATGCTCCTATAGTTACCGTTGCGCTCTGTGGTTACGAAACCGGTAAGTGTGACAACAACAGTTCAGTTACTAATATTTTTCATGCCATTAAAtattcaatttattgattttggatgaaaataaaaatgctGTCCCAATCAATGATAACATCGAAAGCTACCGTGAGTACTATTTCAATGTATAAGCCGCTATTACCCTAATTACAATAAACACCTTTGTAGATCTCAATCAAACAAACGACGGTTAATCAGATGGTATTCCAAAACGAAACAAATATGTGCCAGTCTATTCCAGGTATATATGATATTTTTCGCGGACGGTCCGTGCTCCAGAGACAATTCTTCGAATTTCATCAACTGGCTACCGCACCATAAAGACTATTGTGATATTAAAGTCATAGATTTGCTCGGAAAATTGTCAAAGGGTTGTATGAGAGCACAGATACATTGCTGCTCATCCTGCCGTGGTGACATCAATATGGATCACGGTATCATTCCCTGCAGAATATGGTTCAAATGCATAATACTGGGAAAGGATAAGATGAGAACAGTGTTATGCAGTTGCGAAAGCATATATGTGAAAGCAATGActtgacatttcttatattttcagaaaacagCCGAGTTATCAGTGCAGATAGCTTATCGCGCACCGACGTGAATTCCTACCGTTATTAGGATGAAAAAGTAATTGAATTAAAGAATTTTATACTCGAACTGATGTCGTACTGACTGGGAAAGAACAGTGCATCGCCTCTTCCCCCATCTCCTCATAACCAATCAGTCGATGTGAATTTTTTTGGAAACTGTTGGACAATATTACAATTTTCTATGCTTATGCTCAACTAAGTATTGTCGAATCATACGTATTCCATTGTATAACAGTTTGCGTTTATTACCTATCGTGTGTAAAGCATTACGCAGGCGAGGCAATAAGACACACaccacaaaaatattcacaaacGATTTTGTTCTAGCTATTCCAACGCAGCAACGTTGGAATAACTAGAACGAAAGTCCATAGTCAATATTTTTGTGGTGTGTGTTCTGTTGCCTCGTCTGCAGATAGCTTACTGCTTGGTAAGAAATCAatacatttttagaaatttttggttttttcattgcgcagttgtgttgcgtaccccagctcggtgtggtagtgtgacaaaaaatcacagccactttttcaaaagcaccatccagctaagccgatggtttttccagcaggtattttgcatgaattgaatcgtgatgatctaataaatcgtctgatattcttcttttagagttttaaaaaggtttaaatggataatccggtggcaaagctgaacacaatttttattacgcatactaccaagccttgaggtaacttgagccttaaccgattgccgaaaaaatttatacatagtaggcatttgttgtgGAGCGTGTTTTTGTGCTATtgtttggggattatctgcccgccagatggcgcttcagaacaaattgtgttttttctactatttcgttgaaagccgcagcaacgcgcgatgggtttcagctagtatttttataaaataatcTCAACATGTATCCTTGTTTGAATTGTGTGACGCCATG is part of the Topomyia yanbarensis strain Yona2022 chromosome 1, ASM3024719v1, whole genome shotgun sequence genome and encodes:
- the LOC131677713 gene encoding large ribosomal subunit protein bL27m — its product is MNALCKPHIASTLHKSPLLVSVRNASKKTGGSTKNPPDHGRPKHRGWKVQDGHYVSAGTILATQRTPRFHPGLNVGFGKNGSIFALEHGRVYVTCEKLDPNWEHTWVQRIYAGRENQTIYKKFFNVVPVEQHQRFKLLEES